A single genomic interval of Campylobacter concisus harbors:
- a CDS encoding aspartate carbamoyltransferase catalytic subunit, which translates to MGYKHKDLIGTRELSKEEILYFLEAAKEFKELNLSQVKKNDYLRGKTTINAFYENSTRTRTSFEIAAKRLGADTINFSSSSSSVTKGESLNDTMNNMAAMRSDIIVLRHPSSGAAKFAADRTEASVVNAGDGTNEHPSQALLDLFTLIEHGKILDKNLNVAIIGDIARSRVARSDIWAMKKFGINLKLFAPRMMMPKDAEVFESQICKNMDEACEGSDVIIMLRIQLERGGADVAFPSSREYSKFFGLNKNRIKLAKPDAIVLHPGPINRGVELNSDVADGTHSVVLNQVENGVAIRMAILNTLAKNRG; encoded by the coding sequence ATGGGCTACAAACATAAAGATTTGATAGGAACTAGAGAGCTTAGCAAGGAAGAAATTTTATATTTTTTAGAGGCGGCGAAAGAGTTTAAGGAGCTAAATTTAAGCCAAGTGAAAAAAAATGACTATCTTCGCGGAAAGACCACGATCAACGCATTTTATGAAAACTCGACAAGAACTAGAACATCCTTTGAGATCGCAGCAAAGAGACTTGGGGCTGATACGATAAATTTCAGCTCGTCAAGCTCTAGTGTGACAAAGGGCGAGAGCCTAAATGACACGATGAATAACATGGCTGCAATGAGAAGCGACATCATCGTGCTTCGTCACCCAAGCTCTGGTGCGGCGAAATTTGCAGCTGATAGGACAGAGGCTAGCGTCGTAAACGCAGGGGACGGTACAAATGAGCACCCAAGCCAAGCCTTGCTTGATCTTTTCACGCTAATAGAGCATGGCAAAATTTTGGATAAAAACCTAAATGTAGCGATCATCGGCGACATCGCTAGAAGCCGCGTGGCAAGGTCAGACATCTGGGCGATGAAGAAATTTGGCATAAATTTAAAGCTCTTCGCGCCAAGGATGATGATGCCAAAAGATGCTGAGGTCTTTGAGTCTCAAATTTGCAAAAATATGGATGAGGCTTGCGAGGGTAGCGACGTCATCATCATGCTTCGCATCCAACTAGAGCGTGGCGGTGCGGACGTGGCATTTCCAAGCTCGAGAGAGTACTCGAAATTTTTTGGACTAAATAAAAATAGGATAAAGCTAGCAAAGCCTGACGCGATCGTACTGCATCCAGGGCCGATAAATAGGGGCGTGGAGCTAAACTCTGACGTGGCTGATGGCACACACTCAGTAGTGCTAAATCAAGTTGAAAACGGCGTTGCTATAAGAATGGCGATACTAAATACGCTTGCAAAAAATAGGGGCTAA
- a CDS encoding tetratricopeptide repeat protein — protein sequence MKKILVLVATVFALNAMANENLDKANELYAKKNFNEAYLYFNKACGEGEKKACTMNAIMLFNGDGVAKDRVQAEKIFTKMCDENEGMACEKLGEMIAYGLIKDKDGNEAKNEEKAKALFKKACDNGYQPACDFVTK from the coding sequence ATGAAGAAAATTTTAGTTTTAGTGGCAACGGTTTTTGCGTTAAATGCTATGGCAAATGAAAATTTAGACAAAGCAAACGAGCTTTATGCAAAGAAAAATTTTAATGAAGCCTATCTTTATTTTAATAAGGCTTGTGGAGAGGGCGAGAAAAAAGCTTGCACGATGAATGCTATCATGCTATTTAACGGTGATGGCGTGGCAAAAGATAGAGTTCAAGCTGAGAAAATTTTTACAAAAATGTGCGACGAAAACGAAGGCATGGCTTGCGAAAAACTAGGCGAAATGATCGCTTATGGCCTAATAAAAGATAAAGATGGAAATGAAGCAAAGAACGAAGAAAAAGCAAAGGCTTTATTTAAAAAAGCTTGTGATAACGGCTACCAACCAGCTTGCGACTTTGTGACAAAATAA
- a CDS encoding DHH family phosphoesterase, translating to MKIYHLSHTDLDGYGAQYITNFYFKDVKFLNSNYGREIDDKFAQILAEIDASNDDKNIILITDLNLTLAQCESFTEMIEGKNIKLFLLDHHQSGAECASAYPWYFLDSSRCATKITYDFFAGIFGKNKELEIFSDVVNAVDIWLKDDKNFEMGKVCLGLVANAKEINKVMFEAENNLYMDHILKEASKFFNEKNDYIGLDMQVHAIKKSFFKEDKDDTLSNLISNYVVKKLSENKEKFSITYKDHKGILTYNVGNVSVIGNDFLVANPEFDFFIDVTNKKTLSFRANGKLDVSAMAKHLVGGGGHVNASGGLFANFKDGFSYEPIKAQIVDLITKKIQEDI from the coding sequence ATGAAAATTTATCACCTCTCACACACCGATCTTGACGGATACGGCGCGCAATACATAACAAATTTTTACTTCAAAGATGTGAAATTTTTAAACTCAAACTACGGCAGAGAGATAGATGATAAATTTGCTCAAATTTTAGCTGAGATAGATGCCTCAAACGATGATAAAAACATCATTTTGATTACTGATCTAAATTTAACTCTAGCCCAGTGCGAGAGCTTTACTGAGATGATAGAGGGTAAAAATATAAAGCTATTTTTGCTTGATCATCACCAAAGCGGTGCAGAGTGTGCAAGTGCCTATCCGTGGTATTTTTTGGATAGTTCAAGGTGTGCTACAAAGATCACTTACGACTTTTTTGCAGGAATTTTTGGCAAAAATAAAGAGCTTGAAATTTTTAGTGACGTCGTAAATGCCGTGGATATTTGGCTAAAAGATGATAAAAATTTTGAGATGGGCAAGGTCTGTTTGGGACTTGTGGCAAACGCCAAAGAGATAAATAAGGTGATGTTTGAGGCTGAAAACAACCTATATATGGATCATATCTTAAAAGAAGCTAGCAAATTTTTTAACGAGAAAAACGACTATATAGGCCTTGACATGCAGGTGCATGCTATTAAAAAGTCATTTTTCAAAGAGGATAAAGACGATACGCTAAGCAATCTAATCTCAAACTACGTCGTAAAAAAACTTAGTGAAAATAAAGAGAAATTTAGCATCACTTATAAAGATCATAAAGGAATTTTAACCTACAATGTCGGCAATGTTTCGGTTATCGGTAACGACTTTTTAGTGGCAAATCCTGAATTTGACTTCTTTATTGATGTGACAAATAAAAAAACGCTAAGCTTTCGCGCAAATGGTAAGCTTGACGTTAGCGCCATGGCAAAGCATCTAGTTGGTGGCGGCGGACACGTGAACGCAAGCGGCGGACTATTTGCAAATTTCAAAGATGGCTTTAGCTATGAGCCGATTAAAGCACAGATAGTTGATCTAATAACCAAAAAAATACAGGAGGATATATGA
- the flhA gene encoding flagellar biosynthesis protein FlhA, whose amino-acid sequence MAKQKNNILTLVAPFLAPIVKFKSLSIVGIIVAILAIIIVPLPSAVLDFFLALSISISVLIILISIYVPKPTDLSTFPTLILIVTLFRLSLNIATTRMILSEGHNGPEAVSEIISSFGNFVVGGNFVIGTIVFCILVLINFMVVTKGSTRVSEVQARFTLDAMPGKQMAIDADLNAGLIDEKTARERRQAIIGEANFYGAMDGSSKFIKGDAVAGIIITIINIIGGFAIGSFQHGLDMATSAQYYTILTIGDGLVSQIPGLITSTATAIIITRASKDDEDFAEGTLNQLLGDYKTLLIVGFILFMFALVPGLPTLSLGFIAVLFLGLGYIIKQTKDGGLNLSLASKDKTASKKAGAATQGGAGAAAASGGATKAPKKSDEEIAREEETKINDILKLEILELDLGYGLLKLADVDLIERIRAMRRNIASSLGFLMPKIRIRDNLQLPPNEYRFKLKGIVIGQGEIYADKFLAMDSGLVSEDIEGIPTKEPAFGLDALWIDASVKEDAILSGYTIVDPASVISTHMSELIKQNAAELLTRQETQNLLDKLKIDYPVVVEDTLRIAPINLIQKVLKALLKDNIPIKDLLSILESISDIAEVSKNLDMIIEHVRAALSRVITSLYVDEKGQLNFYILDSAAQQKLMDAVQYKDGAYHLMINVAQTSAIVQALRHEKEKRPMSQHGEMVLCVEPSLRKFIANICANFAIDIVVLSFAEISANTPFETVGVIEIENL is encoded by the coding sequence TTGGCAAAGCAAAAAAATAACATCTTAACTCTTGTTGCGCCGTTTCTTGCGCCAATTGTTAAGTTTAAAAGTCTTAGCATCGTCGGTATCATTGTTGCCATCCTTGCTATCATCATCGTACCGCTTCCAAGCGCGGTGCTTGACTTTTTCCTAGCACTTTCGATCTCGATTTCTGTGCTTATAATTTTAATTTCGATTTATGTGCCAAAACCAACCGATCTTAGTACGTTTCCGACACTGATCCTTATCGTTACGCTTTTTCGCCTCTCGCTAAATATCGCAACCACTCGTATGATCTTAAGCGAAGGTCACAACGGCCCAGAAGCGGTCAGTGAGATCATCTCAAGTTTTGGAAATTTCGTAGTTGGTGGCAACTTTGTCATCGGCACCATCGTCTTTTGTATCTTGGTTCTCATAAATTTCATGGTCGTAACAAAGGGCTCAACCCGTGTAAGTGAAGTGCAAGCGCGTTTTACACTTGATGCGATGCCAGGTAAGCAAATGGCGATAGATGCGGATCTAAACGCAGGTCTAATTGACGAAAAAACGGCGCGAGAAAGACGTCAAGCCATCATCGGCGAGGCAAATTTCTACGGCGCGATGGATGGTTCGTCTAAATTTATAAAAGGTGACGCCGTCGCTGGCATCATCATCACTATCATTAATATCATCGGTGGCTTTGCTATTGGCTCGTTTCAGCATGGCCTTGATATGGCGACATCGGCTCAGTACTATACGATCCTAACCATCGGTGATGGCCTTGTGAGCCAGATCCCAGGACTTATCACTTCAACAGCAACTGCCATCATCATTACAAGGGCTAGCAAGGACGACGAGGACTTTGCAGAGGGCACGTTAAATCAGCTCTTAGGAGACTATAAAACCTTGTTGATAGTGGGCTTTATACTATTTATGTTTGCCCTTGTGCCTGGGCTTCCGACTCTTTCTCTTGGCTTTATTGCAGTGCTATTTTTGGGACTTGGCTACATCATCAAGCAGACCAAAGATGGCGGGCTAAATTTAAGCCTTGCGTCAAAAGACAAAACAGCTTCTAAAAAAGCTGGAGCCGCTACGCAAGGTGGAGCAGGGGCAGCTGCTGCAAGTGGTGGGGCTACTAAGGCTCCAAAGAAGAGCGACGAAGAGATCGCAAGAGAAGAAGAGACAAAGATAAATGACATCTTAAAGCTTGAAATTTTAGAGCTTGACCTAGGATATGGCCTACTAAAGCTAGCTGATGTGGATCTCATTGAGAGGATTCGCGCCATGAGGCGAAATATCGCTTCAAGTCTTGGCTTTTTGATGCCAAAGATAAGAATTCGCGACAACCTTCAACTACCGCCAAACGAGTATCGCTTCAAACTAAAAGGCATCGTGATCGGTCAGGGTGAAATTTATGCTGATAAATTTCTAGCGATGGATAGTGGCCTAGTTAGCGAAGATATCGAGGGAATTCCGACAAAAGAGCCAGCTTTTGGGCTGGACGCACTCTGGATCGATGCTAGCGTCAAAGAGGACGCCATACTTAGCGGCTACACGATAGTTGATCCTGCAAGCGTCATCTCAACGCACATGAGCGAGCTTATCAAGCAAAACGCAGCCGAGCTTCTAACTCGCCAAGAGACGCAAAATTTATTAGACAAGCTAAAGATCGACTACCCAGTTGTGGTCGAGGATACGCTAAGAATCGCGCCTATAAATTTGATTCAAAAGGTTTTAAAAGCACTGCTTAAAGACAATATCCCGATAAAAGACCTGCTTAGCATACTTGAATCAATTAGCGACATCGCCGAGGTTAGCAAAAACCTAGACATGATCATCGAGCACGTGCGCGCAGCGCTCTCGCGTGTCATCACCTCGCTTTACGTCGATGAGAAAGGTCAGCTAAATTTTTACATTTTAGATAGTGCTGCGCAGCAAAAGCTTATGGACGCGGTGCAGTATAAAGACGGCGCGTATCACCTGATGATAAATGTGGCTCAAACTTCAGCGATAGTTCAGGCTCTAAGGCATGAAAAAGAGAAACGTCCGATGAGTCAGCACGGCGAAATGGTGCTTTGCGTGGAGCCAAGCCTAAGAAAATTTATAGCAAATATCTGCGCAAATTTTGCCATCGACATTGTGGTGCTAAGCTTTGCTGAGATCTCGGCAAATACGCCATTTGAAACGGTTGGCGTCATAGAAATAGAAAATTTATAA
- a CDS encoding RrF2 family transcriptional regulator gives MLFTKASEYALLSLILISQKSSPVDVDTISNELKISKSFLAKILQNLAKDGILKSFKGANGGFALNNEPENLSIKKIIECAEKRELNVFECSSSADGCPSNKASSCQIWSMFSGLQSKIDEMLDAIKLSDIIKK, from the coding sequence ATGCTTTTTACAAAGGCAAGCGAATACGCCCTACTTTCACTTATTTTAATATCTCAAAAATCATCTCCAGTTGATGTTGATACGATCTCAAATGAACTTAAAATTTCAAAAAGCTTTTTAGCCAAAATTTTACAAAATCTTGCAAAAGATGGAATTTTAAAGTCGTTTAAAGGGGCAAATGGCGGTTTCGCGCTAAATAACGAACCTGAAAATTTAAGCATAAAAAAGATAATAGAGTGCGCTGAAAAACGTGAACTTAACGTCTTTGAGTGCTCATCTTCTGCAGATGGCTGCCCGTCAAATAAAGCCTCGAGCTGTCAAATTTGGTCGATGTTTAGCGGTCTTCAAAGCAAGATCGACGAGATGCTTGATGCGATCAAACTAAGTGACATCATTAAGAAGTAA
- the rpsO gene encoding 30S ribosomal protein S15: MALDSAKKAQIVAKFARKEGDTGSPEVQIALLTARITELTEHLKIFKKDFSSRLGLLKLVGQRKRLLKYLKNKDYTTYSKLISELGLRDK; encoded by the coding sequence ATGGCTTTGGATTCGGCTAAAAAAGCTCAAATAGTTGCGAAATTCGCTAGAAAAGAGGGAGATACAGGCTCTCCAGAAGTTCAAATAGCTCTTTTAACAGCTAGAATAACTGAACTTACAGAACACCTTAAAATTTTCAAAAAAGACTTTTCATCACGTTTGGGTCTTTTAAAACTAGTTGGTCAAAGAAAAAGACTTTTAAAGTATCTTAAAAATAAAGACTACACTACATATTCAAAACTAATCTCTGAGCTTGGCTTAAGAGATAAATAA
- a CDS encoding molybdopterin oxidoreductase family protein yields the protein MMKEGKVICPYCGTGCQVTLHVENNVVRAATGVEDNPVNQGNLCLKGFYGWDYVASPDRLTKPLIRKKNGVFSKDGDFEEASWDEALDLVVEKMKETKAKYGPDALAGNFSARCTLEDNYVAQKLMRAVIGTNNVDHCARIUHAPTVAGLAKTIGNGAATNSFTEIGTYSNCILMIGSNPENGHPIAAMHIQRALNRGAKLIVIDPIKTEFASRADIHLQLEPEHNIPVINALLYTIIEEGLVNEEFVRDHTIGIEYVKEAVKDYAPEVVAKYTRLNPEDIRAAARMYATTKPAVITHGMGVTHFNHGVGGVCDVSNLFLITGNICELGTGDLPLRGQENVQGCCDMGVLPNIFPNLGSVTDPEQRAWFEKMWHLEPGFLSSKIGVHKTEVPDAILDGKVHFFWTIGENPVISEPNTNHFLKGIAHVDFYVVQDLFLTETSLKADVILPGVASSEKEGLYTNAERRVQHNEAVITPPGDARQDWWIVCEIARRLGATEGFNFNSPEEIWEEVRKCDPRRYGGMSYYRIKKYHGLHWPCPNEDDMGGQSLYLDKKFFTPDGKGRFVPCLFVDKADKIESAKLEFAKKMNMSPEYPIMAGSVDEKTDDEYPIQLLTTRKVYQYTVGTMTRRSRAIEEGGDSIGPIAEMNPALAARYGLKQGDFIKAWSRYGYIVVKAEITDIVPDGIIQMTFHYWESSCNELTSSGWDYISKTPTFKAAIQIKKIDEEEFLRVRELKRIKFQTSKIIYDDFHHHGNAAINE from the coding sequence ATGATGAAAGAAGGCAAAGTCATTTGTCCTTATTGTGGGACAGGCTGTCAAGTAACCTTGCATGTGGAAAACAATGTCGTTCGTGCCGCCACTGGTGTTGAAGACAATCCAGTCAATCAAGGAAATTTATGTTTAAAAGGCTTTTATGGCTGGGATTACGTTGCAAGTCCAGATAGACTCACAAAACCACTTATTAGAAAGAAAAATGGCGTATTTTCAAAAGATGGTGATTTTGAGGAAGCCAGCTGGGACGAGGCGCTTGATCTTGTCGTAGAGAAAATGAAAGAAACCAAAGCAAAATATGGCCCAGACGCATTAGCTGGAAACTTCTCAGCACGCTGTACGCTTGAGGACAACTACGTCGCTCAAAAGCTAATGCGCGCTGTAATAGGCACAAACAACGTCGATCACTGCGCTAGAATTTGACACGCTCCGACAGTAGCAGGACTTGCTAAAACAATCGGAAACGGAGCTGCCACAAATAGCTTTACAGAGATTGGCACTTATAGTAATTGTATATTAATGATAGGCTCAAACCCAGAAAATGGTCACCCAATCGCAGCTATGCACATCCAAAGAGCGCTAAATCGCGGCGCAAAACTGATCGTTATCGACCCTATTAAGACCGAGTTTGCAAGCAGAGCTGACATTCACTTACAACTAGAGCCTGAGCACAATATCCCGGTTATCAACGCACTTCTTTACACTATCATCGAAGAAGGCCTTGTAAATGAGGAATTTGTAAGAGACCACACAATAGGCATTGAGTATGTCAAAGAAGCTGTAAAAGACTATGCTCCAGAGGTCGTGGCTAAATACACAAGGCTAAATCCAGAGGATATCAGAGCGGCTGCTAGAATGTACGCTACCACAAAACCAGCTGTCATCACTCACGGCATGGGCGTAACTCACTTTAACCACGGCGTTGGCGGAGTTTGCGATGTGTCAAATTTATTTTTGATCACCGGCAACATCTGCGAGCTTGGCACAGGCGACTTGCCGCTTAGAGGTCAAGAGAACGTTCAAGGCTGCTGTGATATGGGCGTTTTACCAAATATTTTCCCAAATCTTGGCTCAGTAACTGATCCAGAGCAAAGAGCTTGGTTTGAGAAAATGTGGCACCTAGAACCTGGATTTTTGAGCTCAAAAATAGGCGTTCACAAAACCGAAGTACCTGATGCGATCCTTGATGGCAAAGTGCATTTCTTCTGGACTATCGGCGAAAATCCAGTCATCTCTGAGCCAAATACAAACCACTTCTTAAAAGGTATCGCTCATGTTGATTTCTACGTCGTGCAAGATCTATTTTTAACTGAGACTTCACTAAAAGCTGATGTCATACTTCCAGGTGTTGCAAGTAGCGAGAAAGAAGGACTTTATACAAACGCAGAGCGCCGCGTACAGCACAACGAAGCAGTCATCACACCTCCAGGAGATGCTAGACAAGACTGGTGGATCGTTTGTGAGATCGCACGCCGTTTAGGTGCAACAGAGGGATTTAACTTCAACTCACCAGAAGAAATTTGGGAAGAAGTTAGAAAATGCGACCCAAGACGATATGGTGGCATGAGTTATTACCGTATCAAAAAGTATCATGGACTTCACTGGCCATGTCCAAACGAAGATGATATGGGCGGTCAAAGCCTCTATCTTGATAAGAAATTTTTCACACCTGATGGCAAAGGTCGTTTTGTGCCATGCCTCTTTGTGGATAAGGCCGATAAGATCGAGAGCGCAAAACTTGAGTTTGCTAAGAAGATGAATATGTCGCCTGAGTATCCTATCATGGCTGGCTCAGTCGATGAAAAGACTGACGATGAGTATCCGATACAGCTTCTAACCACTAGAAAGGTCTATCAATACACCGTTGGCACTATGACAAGACGCTCACGAGCGATTGAAGAAGGCGGAGATAGCATCGGACCTATCGCCGAGATGAATCCAGCACTTGCAGCAAGATATGGCTTAAAACAAGGCGACTTCATCAAAGCATGGAGTAGATATGGCTACATCGTCGTAAAGGCCGAAATAACAGACATCGTGCCTGATGGCATCATCCAGATGACTTTCCACTACTGGGAGAGCTCTTGCAACGAGCTAACAAGCAGCGGTTGGGACTACATCAGCAAGACTCCGACATTTAAAGCAGCTATCCAGATCAAAAAGATCGACGAAGAGGAATTTTTACGAGTTCGCGAACTAAAACGCATAAAATTCCAAACTTCAAAGATCATCTACGATGACTTCCACCACCACGGAAATGCAGCGATAAATGAGTAA
- the cmoA gene encoding carboxy-S-adenosyl-L-methionine synthase CmoA: MRDEIFKEPISKQFEFDDFVASVFDDMISRSVPFYDVSSNLNAKLLAKILPKDASVCDLGCSTANSLLLLNNLRNDLVLSGVDNSEAMLANAKNKAKAYGAKIKFLLDDILKCELAGFDAVLANYTLQFIRPPKRADLVQKIYNGLNENGVFLFSEKIIFEDKKLTKSVIEIYEDYKQAQGYSRYEIAQKREALENVLVPYTEEENRSLAINAGFKRVESTFKWGNFMSFLAFK; the protein is encoded by the coding sequence ATGAGAGATGAAATTTTTAAAGAGCCTATAAGCAAGCAGTTTGAGTTTGACGATTTTGTGGCGAGCGTTTTTGATGATATGATCTCGCGCTCGGTGCCGTTTTATGATGTGAGTTCAAATTTAAACGCAAAGCTGCTAGCTAAAATTTTGCCAAAAGATGCAAGTGTATGCGACCTTGGCTGCTCGACGGCAAATAGCCTGCTTTTGCTAAACAACCTTAGAAACGACCTCGTGCTGAGTGGCGTGGATAACTCTGAAGCTATGCTAGCAAATGCCAAAAATAAGGCAAAGGCATATGGAGCAAAGATAAAATTTTTGCTTGATGATATTTTAAAGTGTGAGCTAGCGGGCTTTGATGCAGTTTTGGCAAACTATACTTTGCAGTTTATAAGACCACCAAAAAGGGCCGATCTAGTGCAAAAAATTTATAACGGACTAAATGAAAATGGAGTTTTTTTGTTTAGTGAAAAGATCATTTTTGAAGATAAAAAGCTTACTAAAAGCGTCATAGAAATTTATGAAGACTACAAGCAGGCGCAAGGCTACTCACGCTATGAGATCGCCCAAAAAAGAGAGGCACTTGAAAATGTGCTGGTGCCATACACTGAAGAAGAAAATAGAAGCTTAGCCATAAATGCTGGCTTTAAGCGAGTCGAGAGCACATTTAAGTGGGGAAATTTCATGAGCTTTTTGGCGTTTAAATAA
- a CDS encoding bifunctional riboflavin kinase/FAD synthetase, with protein MPNFSTLLTKDNITAVAIGHFDGVHRGHKQLLKQLGEFGGLVVIDKNKANITPKLKRAEYSNYPCFLYDFDAIKGLSGEEFITLLKRDFKNLKKIVVGFDFRFGRDRAWDKHDLKRIFDGEVVIVDEVCYDGMGVHSSAIRELIRQGNIEEANRLIGREYSIEGNVIKGQGIGAKELVATLNLEIKSYLLPREGVYATRTRMGSYTYGSVTFIGNRLSTDGNFSVETHILDEIAPKVTKHVAVCFIKRLRDNKKFNNLSELKEQIKRDINEARQCVGVCDLFFGETMRYFDGYGAGI; from the coding sequence ATGCCGAATTTTTCTACGCTTTTAACAAAAGATAATATCACTGCCGTTGCGATCGGGCATTTTGACGGTGTGCATAGAGGGCATAAACAGCTTTTAAAGCAGCTAGGCGAGTTTGGCGGACTTGTCGTAATCGATAAAAATAAGGCCAACATCACGCCAAAGCTAAAACGAGCCGAGTACTCAAACTATCCTTGCTTTTTGTATGATTTTGACGCTATAAAAGGGCTTAGCGGCGAAGAATTTATCACACTTTTAAAGAGGGATTTTAAAAATTTAAAAAAGATCGTTGTTGGCTTTGATTTTAGATTTGGCAGAGATAGAGCGTGGGACAAGCACGATTTGAAAAGAATTTTTGATGGAGAGGTGGTCATTGTTGATGAGGTTTGCTACGATGGTATGGGCGTGCATAGCTCAGCTATTAGGGAGCTGATACGTCAGGGCAACATTGAAGAGGCAAACAGACTAATAGGCAGGGAGTACTCGATCGAGGGCAACGTGATAAAAGGGCAGGGTATCGGTGCAAAGGAGCTAGTTGCAACGCTAAATTTAGAGATCAAAAGCTATCTTTTACCGCGCGAGGGCGTCTATGCGACAAGAACTAGGATGGGCTCATACACCTATGGCTCGGTCACTTTTATAGGCAACAGACTTAGTACAGATGGAAATTTTAGTGTCGAGACGCACATCTTAGACGAGATCGCGCCAAAAGTAACGAAGCACGTTGCCGTTTGCTTCATAAAACGCCTAAGAGATAATAAAAAATTTAATAATCTTAGCGAGCTAAAAGAGCAGATAAAGCGTGATATAAACGAGGCTAGACAGTGCGTTGGCGTGTGCGATCTCTTTTTTGGAGAGACGATGAGATATTTTGATGGATACGGAGCTGGCATATGA
- a CDS encoding TlyA family RNA methyltransferase yields MRFDNYVASVLNISRNKASELIKSGKVLADGVICTKVSSEVIEAKISLLDEIYVGRGALKLKSFLGAMKFDLAGKNALDIGSSTGGFMQILLESGVKSVTGVDVGTNQLDDSLRSDERVKIYEKTDIREFAKQEQGKFDLIACDVSFISLAEILPAIGELASANSLIITLFKPQFEVGLGVKRNKKGVVTDMKAINLAMKKFEVMAANLKFEMITCKECEVKGKEGNAEFFYAFNKR; encoded by the coding sequence TTGAGGTTTGATAACTACGTCGCAAGCGTTTTAAACATCAGTAGAAACAAGGCGAGCGAGCTTATAAAATCTGGCAAGGTACTAGCAGACGGCGTGATTTGCACCAAGGTTTCAAGCGAAGTTATCGAGGCTAAAATTTCGCTGCTTGATGAAATTTACGTTGGGCGAGGCGCGCTTAAGCTAAAAAGTTTTTTAGGGGCGATGAAATTTGACCTAGCTGGCAAAAACGCACTTGATATAGGCAGCTCAACAGGTGGCTTTATGCAAATTTTACTTGAAAGCGGCGTAAAGAGCGTGACTGGCGTCGATGTGGGCACTAATCAGCTTGACGATAGTTTAAGAAGCGATGAGCGAGTAAAAATTTATGAAAAGACCGATATCAGAGAGTTTGCTAAGCAAGAGCAAGGCAAATTTGATCTAATAGCATGCGATGTTAGCTTTATCTCTTTAGCTGAAATTTTACCAGCTATAGGCGAGCTAGCAAGTGCAAATTCGCTCATTATCACGCTCTTTAAGCCACAATTTGAGGTCGGACTTGGTGTAAAACGAAATAAAAAAGGTGTCGTCACTGATATGAAAGCTATAAATTTAGCAATGAAGAAGTTTGAAGTGATGGCTGCAAATTTAAAATTTGAGATGATAACTTGCAAAGAGTGCGAAGTAAAAGGGAAAGAGGGAAATGCCGAATTTTTCTACGCTTTTAACAAAAGATAA